The genomic window GAGCCCAGCTTGGGCTTCAGGCTCGCGCCGCCGGGGTCTATGTGGTCGATGTCGAGGAGGGGGCGCCATCTCTCGATCTCCTGCAGCCGGGGGACGTGATCGAGGAGATCCGCAAGGTTGGCAAGCCTTCGGAGAAGGTGCGCAACACGGGCGATCTCCTGCGGATCGCCGCGGCGGAGCACGGCAAGGAGCCGGTTCTCTTCTACATCCGCCGGGGCGGCGCGCAAACCTTCGTGCTGGTTCGACCATAAGTATCTTTTTCCGCTTGAGCAAAATCCGCCAAGCCTGCTCTTTGTTTAGAAAAAAGGGAATTTACGACCGAATCGAGATTCGGCAGACTTTAAGCTCATGGGATACTGGCCTGGAGATGGCCGGGGAGAACCGGTTTTTCGTTTACAGAACCGTCCGGTCTACCTGACCGACATCTTCATCGCGTTTCATTGCCTTTCGTTCGTGGTTGGCGTCCTCTCGGTCGCCACCTACCGGCTCTCCTGGTTCCAAGAGCTCTCTCTGAGCCCGCAGGCGGTGCTCTCCCAGGGGAAGGTCTGGCAGATCTTTACCTATGCCTGGGTTCACTCCCCCTCGCTCTGGTTCGCGCTCTGGATGCTGATGTTCTTCTGGTTCGGGCGCGAGGTGGAATTCGCGCTCGGCCGGAGGAAATATTTTTTCCTCTACCTCTCGCTCATCCTGGCTCCCGCGATTTGCGCCGTCCTCTTCAGCCTGGTCGACCCGAGTGGTGGCACCTTCTACGGACCGGACGAAGCTCACATGGCGATCTTCGTCGCCTTCGCAGCACTTTCTCCGGCCGCAGAGCTCATCTTCGGCATCACCGCAAAGTGGTATGCCGTCGTCCTGCTCGCGCTCTACGTCCTCATCGATATTTCCGCCCATGCCTGGACTCCGCTGCTCATGCTCAGCGTCGCCTCCGGCATCGCCTACCTCTCTGTTCGGATGCCTACCGTTTCGTGGATGCACTCCTGGGGAGAGCGGTGGAGAAAGCGGAGCCGCCCCTTCCCGACGCCGCGTACTTCCCCTCCCCCGAAGGGAACGAATGCGCCGGTCGAATCGATCGACACGATCCTCGACAAGATTTCCCGGAATGGCATTGGCAGCCTCACCAAGTCGGAGCGCGAGGCGCTCGAACGGGCCCGCAAGGCTCTCTTGCGGAAGGAGCAACGGAAGTAGCGAGAGGTCGGCTCGCTTTTCGGCAGCGCCGTCGGGCATCTGCCTGCGCCAGGGGAGCGGTCATTCTCGGACGCTCTACACGTTGCCCCGGAGCGTCGCTAATCTTAGGAGAAGCGCGATTCTCTGGTCGATTCTGCCCAAACTTCCTTTTGGGCTCTCGGCCTCTCCCAGTGCCACCGGTAGTCGGTTTCCCCCAAGGAAGAGCCTCTGGATACCCTGAGTGCCGCTCGCACTTGGAAGCGATGCACTCGTTCTGGCCGGGCTCGAATGCCGCCAGCCGTCCTCAGTGGAAGTTGCGCACCCAGATGGTGATCCCGAGACCGAAGAAGATCGCGACCCAAGTCAAGACGATCGCCAATGCGAAGTTGGCGAGCCGCGCCACGGTCTTGCCGGCCACGTAGCGCCCCTCCACCTTTCCGGCCTGCCAGAGCATCAAGAGCAGGAAGCCGAGAGCTGTGCCACCAACGCCGAGGAAGGTGACGAAGAACAAGAGGGTCGAGGCCAGGTCGAGGTTGACCTTGTAGGTCATCGGATCGTAGCCGAGCGGGAGAAGCGCTCCCAGGCGGATCTCCTCCCGGGCAATCCCGACGATCAGGGTATAGCCGACGAAGAGTCCTTGGAAGAGATAGCCCTTCCCGGCCAGCCTCTCCGGCTTTTCCTCCCAGAGCAGAACAAGCAGCCCGACCAGAGTGACGACCGTGATCCAGAGGAAGGGATGGGATGCGGCCTTCTCGATCCCCGCAAACCAGGCCAAGGCGAAGAGGGCCTGCCCGACGAAGCCCCAGCAAGCCCACTGCCGGCCAATCCTCCGGCAAAGCTCCCGGTAGGGCTCCGGAAAGTCGTTCCGGGTGCGGAAATAGTCAGCGTACGCGAGAAGGAAGATCCCGGTTCCGGCAGCGGCGGAAGCGAAGAAGAAGGCAAACCGTGGAAAGGAGAAGGCGTGGACTTTCAGGCCCGACATGTCGGGCACGCCATGCGGCGCATACCAGTCGAGCCACTTGGCGGGAAGGATCGATTGGACGGAAAGGACATGCATCACCCATCCGTTCAGGGCAAAGAGGAGGACGGCCGCCACCGCCCAGAGAAGCTCGAAGGAGGAAGCCCCCTCCTTGTTGCGGAAGGAGAAGATAAACCAGCAGGTATATCCCAGGCCCAGCGCATAGATGAATCCCATGACCCATGCGGCGGAGAGGACGTTGGAGGTATACCACATCGGATCGTAGATCACCTGCGTGAAGAGCAGGGGCGCGACCCCCAGGACGATCGCCAGGGAAAGGGCGACCTTGGTCACTTGCGTCATCGCCCGGGAGAGCCGGCCCCAGAGGGGATCCTTCCGCCGGAGAAAGGCCGCGATCGCAAGGCTCCCACCCCCCAGCACCAGGTTGATGAAGAGGATGTGTAGGGCCCAGGTGAGCACCATGAGCCACTGGAAGAGAGCCGGGGGCGCCGGGATCCCTGCGGGATCGCGCAGGACGTTGAGCATCGATCCCAGGTCGGTGGAAGAAGCGGAGTGCATGGTCTTGGGTCTCCTGGTTCTAGGCTACCGAGATGACGGCGGCTTTGGCTCGACGCTCGACAGGGCGGCGGGCACTTCGGAAGCGTGGGCGATAAAGCAGGCGAGCGCCTCCCTCTCCTTTTCGGAAAGGGGGATCGCTGGCATGTATGGAATCGCTCCGGTGTAGAGCGGACCGTCGAGGAATGCTCGAATCACCCGCGGATCGGTCGTTCCGCCGAACTTCACCGGAAGCGGCCGCAGAAGGCCCGTCTTTTCGAGGCTATGACAGTTGGCGCAGGCGATTGCGGCGATTACTCGACCCGCCTCGAGGCGATTTTCTGGAGTAATCTCCTTGAGATCCGCGGGAACGAAGGGCTGGAGCGCGAGCAGCCCGTGCTGCTGAATGGCCGGGAGCTCCGCCTTGATCCCCTTCCCTGGGACATCACGGGAGATCACCTGGTTGCCGTAGATATACTGACCCGCGACATAGGGCTTGCGCATGCTCTCCCGGGCCCGCTCTTCCGGCCAAAGCCCGAAGAGGAGAAGGAGCAGGGTCATCACGGCTGCTACCGGCATGGGGAGCCAAGAGGGTCTCCAGGCGAGCCAAGCAAGGTAGAGGGCCGTGATTCCAAGCAGCCCGATCAGGAACTGCGAGGTATAGGCCGGGAGACGGGCCGCCAGGATGATTTTTGCGGTCGGGGGAAGCGTCTGGAGATACCAGAAGAAGAGTGGAACCAGCGCGATCAGCCCGACAAACCCCATCTTCGCGATGAAACGGGCGATCTCGCTCCGCTGCGCCTTGTCTCGGACTCCGGCGACGACGATGCTTCCGACGACGGCCGCCGCCACGCACATGAAGGCGGCCCGCATCGACATCTGCGCAAAGATGTTCAGGTTGTAAAAGGCGTCGAGGACCGACCCCGTCCGATACCAGCGCTCCCCTCCCGGCCACATCATGAAAGAGAGGATGCCGATGATCAGGAGGAGGGTTTCCAGGGAGGCGACGGCGAAGAGCCAGGTGAGCTTGAGATGGGTCTTCGGATCGATCTTCCCGATCGTGTAGACCAAGGCATAGACACCGATCACCTCCAGGACGAAAAAGACCCACTCGGTTGCCCAGACCCAGACGAAATTGTGAATCAGCCCGGAGATGCCGCGCGGGCTCGCCACCGTGGTCGAATACCAGATGCCCGGGCCAGTCACCGATCCCCAGATGTAGGAAAAGACCAGGAGAAAGACCCCATAGCGCCGGATGTAGTCGAGCAGCCAGGGCTTGTTCTCCCGATAGGCCTTGGTCTCCAGGAGAGCGAAGAGGAAGGCTGCGCCGATCGAAGTATGGGAAGCCAGAATGTGAATGGTTCCAGTGATTCCCATCACCCATCCCGATCCGATATAGGGCACATACCAAGTCGGATACATTCCCAGGCTTTCCATCGTGAATCCCTCCGCCTTCTCCATCTCCCGCGCGTTGTTGCGCTCCCAACTTGTTATGACAAGATAGCACGCCAGAGAGCGGAGCGTCAAACAACGCTGCCAACGCATGCTCCTCGTGTGACAGTTTTTGGCCGAGCTGCCACGGCAGGCGCACGGCCGGGAGCATCGTCTGGAAGGATGCGAACCGAGCCTCCGGCCCGCCGCCGCCGAAGATCGCTCGAAGAAGCGAGAGGCCCCGAAGGGGCGGCCGCTTTCCCCTTGCACTTTGCCTCCGGACGGGGAAGGCTCTGGTGCACAGAGTTCAATGAAGGTCCTCGTGATCGACATCGGGGGGCACAACGTCAAGCTGCTCGCCACCGGCCAAAAGCGTCCTCGGAAGATTCCTTCGGGGCGCGCCTTTACTCCTCAAGATTTGGTCGCTCGTGTCCCCGAGGCGGTCGGCAGCTGGCCTTTCGAGGCGATTTCAATCGGCTATCCCGGGCCGGTGCTCGGAGGGAGACCCGCGGCGGAGCCCCGCAACCTGGGCTCGGGCTGGCTCGGATTCGATTTTGCGCAGGCATTCGGGACTCCGGTGAAGGTGGTGAATGACGCCGCGATGCAGGCGTGGGGCAGTTATGCCGGGGGAAGGATGCTTTTCCTGGGCTTGGGAACGGGGCTCGGAATGGCACTGATCCTCGACGGTCTCCTCCATCCGTTGGAAGCGAGCCATCTCCCCTACAAGAAGGGCCTGACGTACGAAGAGGTGCTCGGAGAGGCGGGTCTCCTGAGCCAGGGGAAGAAGCGCTGGCGCGAGGAGGTCCGCTGCGTCATCAAGCTTTTCCGAGAGGCCTTCCAGGTCGACTACCTCATGATCGGTGGAGGCAACCGGAAGCTCCTCAAGTCGCTCCCGCCCTACGCGCGCATGGGAGACAACTCTTTTGCCTTCTTGGGGGGCTTCCGCCTGTGGGAGGAGACCGAGCGGGTCCTGGCGGAGGGACCCCAGCCGGCGGCGGATTCCGTGAACATCCCGCCCACCTCGCCTTCCGGCGAGGCTGCACGCCACTCACCCCCCCCGGGCGATGCCTCCTCCCCATCGGAGTAGCTGCTCGTCGACGTGATGCCTGGGGAAGGGAAGCCCCCCAGCAAACGAGCCATGGCCTGGGTCCTCTTCCTCGATTTGGATGCCTTCTTCGCCGCTGTCGAGCTCCTGCAGCGTCCGGCCCTCCGGAACGAACCGGTGATCGTCGCCGTCGGCCATCCGGGAGGGCGCGGGGTCGTTTCAACGGCGACCTATGCCGCCCGCCGCAGCGGTGTCTCGAGCGGCATGTCGCTGCGCCGGGCGCTCTCGCTCTGCCCGCAAGCTGTCGTT from Methylacidimicrobium sp. B4 includes these protein-coding regions:
- a CDS encoding rhomboid family intramembrane serine protease; the encoded protein is MGYWPGDGRGEPVFRLQNRPVYLTDIFIAFHCLSFVVGVLSVATYRLSWFQELSLSPQAVLSQGKVWQIFTYAWVHSPSLWFALWMLMFFWFGREVEFALGRRKYFFLYLSLILAPAICAVLFSLVDPSGGTFYGPDEAHMAIFVAFAALSPAAELIFGITAKWYAVVLLALYVLIDISAHAWTPLLMLSVASGIAYLSVRMPTVSWMHSWGERWRKRSRPFPTPRTSPPPKGTNAPVESIDTILDKISRNGIGSLTKSEREALERARKALLRKEQRK
- a CDS encoding cytochrome ubiquinol oxidase subunit I, whose translation is MEKAEGFTMESLGMYPTWYVPYIGSGWVMGITGTIHILASHTSIGAAFLFALLETKAYRENKPWLLDYIRRYGVFLLVFSYIWGSVTGPGIWYSTTVASPRGISGLIHNFVWVWATEWVFFVLEVIGVYALVYTIGKIDPKTHLKLTWLFAVASLETLLLIIGILSFMMWPGGERWYRTGSVLDAFYNLNIFAQMSMRAAFMCVAAAVVGSIVVAGVRDKAQRSEIARFIAKMGFVGLIALVPLFFWYLQTLPPTAKIILAARLPAYTSQFLIGLLGITALYLAWLAWRPSWLPMPVAAVMTLLLLLFGLWPEERARESMRKPYVAGQYIYGNQVISRDVPGKGIKAELPAIQQHGLLALQPFVPADLKEITPENRLEAGRVIAAIACANCHSLEKTGLLRPLPVKFGGTTDPRVIRAFLDGPLYTGAIPYMPAIPLSEKEREALACFIAHASEVPAALSSVEPKPPSSR
- a CDS encoding ROK family protein; its protein translation is MKVLVIDIGGHNVKLLATGQKRPRKIPSGRAFTPQDLVARVPEAVGSWPFEAISIGYPGPVLGGRPAAEPRNLGSGWLGFDFAQAFGTPVKVVNDAAMQAWGSYAGGRMLFLGLGTGLGMALILDGLLHPLEASHLPYKKGLTYEEVLGEAGLLSQGKKRWREEVRCVIKLFREAFQVDYLMIGGGNRKLLKSLPPYARMGDNSFAFLGGFRLWEETERVLAEGPQPAADSVNIPPTSPSGEAARHSPPPGDASSPSE